One part of the Halopenitus persicus genome encodes these proteins:
- a CDS encoding DUF7557 family protein — protein MPQVHLDEETIERLDRLRVEDEEYDELITELINIYEAEELTLFHSGDAE, from the coding sequence ATGCCCCAGGTACATCTGGACGAGGAGACGATCGAACGGCTCGACCGGCTGCGGGTCGAGGACGAGGAGTACGACGAACTCATCACCGAGCTCATCAACATCTACGAGGCCGAGGAGCTGACGCTGTTTCACAGCGGCGACGCCGAGTGA
- a CDS encoding metal-dependent hydrolase has protein sequence MYRIGHLGTSIAVYAPFGAGLIAIGADALAVFAGAVMMWFTMLPDVDHRLPIVPHRGPTHSLAFAAVVGVGFGAAGSLAASELGVTAAVGLGTFGFLLGVATVGAHLLADALTPAGVPLFWPVSRRTYSLSLWRADNTVANYGLFVVGLAVALGAFALVGRLVGW, from the coding sequence GTGTATCGGATCGGTCACCTCGGGACGTCGATCGCGGTTTATGCCCCCTTCGGCGCGGGGCTGATCGCCATCGGCGCCGACGCGCTCGCCGTGTTCGCGGGCGCCGTAATGATGTGGTTCACGATGCTGCCCGACGTCGACCATCGTCTGCCGATCGTACCCCACCGCGGGCCGACACACAGCCTGGCGTTCGCGGCGGTCGTCGGGGTCGGCTTCGGCGCGGCGGGATCGCTCGCGGCGAGCGAACTCGGCGTGACGGCCGCCGTGGGGCTCGGCACCTTCGGATTCCTCCTCGGCGTCGCGACGGTCGGCGCGCATCTGCTCGCGGACGCGTTGACGCCGGCGGGCGTCCCGCTGTTCTGGCCGGTCTCCCGGCGGACCTACTCGCTGTCCCTGTGGCGGGCGGACAACACGGTGGCGAACTACGGGCTGTTCGTCGTCGGGCTGGCGGTCGCGCTCGGCGCCTTCGCGCTCGTCGGGCGCCTGGTCGGTTGGTGA